A stretch of DNA from Acidimicrobiales bacterium:
GGGCGCAGTCCAACCTGCGCAACGGCCTCGCCGCCGCCCGCATCTACTACAACATCGACCTCGCCTACACGGCCGACCCGCTCCTCATGCGCGACGTGGAGCCGGCGCTCGGCTGGATGGCGCTGCCGCCGGGCATCGGGAACGACCCGAAGGACGTGTACCTCGCCGTGGAGGACGCCGGCCAGACCCTGCTGCTCGGCAACCGGTCGACGGACGGCCGGTGCTTCTGGCTGAGGGACGCGCCCGACAGCCTCGGCTACTACGCGGCCTTCGAGGTGGGCGGCACGTGCGCGCCGCCGGCGCCGGCCGACTTCGTGTCGTCCTGGGGCTGAGACCCGGGTCGTCCCCTCAAGTCCGCCACGCTCCGTGGCGATAGGAGGAGGCGGCCGCTCCTGCGACGCCGCGCTCATCCATTGGACCATCCAAGGAG
This window harbors:
- a CDS encoding prepilin-type N-terminal cleavage/methylation domain-containing protein, whose translation is MGARAGVPARGDAGLTIVELLVVLAVMAVVVAQATANFTALRERADDRRAQSNLRNGLAAARIYYNIDLAYTADPLLMRDVEPALGWMALPPGIGNDPKDVYLAVEDAGQTLLLGNRSTDGRCFWLRDAPDSLGYYAAFEVGGTCAPPAPADFVSSWG